Part of the Haliotis asinina isolate JCU_RB_2024 chromosome 8, JCU_Hal_asi_v2, whole genome shotgun sequence genome is shown below.
AATGCTGCTGAATGACCTATTAAACAACccaaaaattatttacttttcACCCCTATGTAGCAGctagaaatattgctgagcatgccgtaaaacagcaaacaaacaacactacaaacaaaaatcattAAGTGTCTCCATTCTCTTCCATAGGTGTTTGTGATAGAGGCATATCATCACCAGAATGGAACTTCTTCAGTCATATGATATTAGTTCTGGAGAGAGTGAGGAAGATAACGAAAATGCCAAAGATAATAAATTAATGAAGGACAATATACAAGATATTCAAAAGGAAACCAACTATTTTGGAATAGAATTAGAAGAGAATACCAGCTACAGCAATGACAGTTCATGTGATGACAGCAACAGCACGGACGAAATGTTGGAGATCGGTGGATCGAGAGTTGAAATACCGAATAGTTCTTTCTGGAGGGAATTTAAAGCTGAAGATGTCAAACAAATAACATCTGATACAAGCAAGAAATTGTCACATCTACCAGTTATAAAATCTCAAAGTTCTGTAAAACGGAAATATGATTGTTCGAATAACAGTCATACAGTACAACAACAATCTTCAAAGGAGACAAAGCTGGATTATTCCACCAAATCAAATGAAACTGTAAGCTTGCAAAGAAAAGTGTTTTATATTCATTCAAAAATCCAATCCAGAATGCATACCCTTTCCCATAATTTCCCCCCAGAAAAACTTGACAGACACATTGATGGTCACGGGGGTGTTGTAAACAAAGTGAAATGGAATGTTCCATCATTTAGTCACCTGTTCCTGtcaacaagcatggattcctGTCTGAAGATCTGGAATGCATTCTCTGCAGAAAGTGCCTGCATAAGGAATCTGATGCATCATGGGAAGGCTGTAAAAGATGCAGAATGGAGCCATGATGGTCGGAGCATACTCAGTTGTAGTTATGATAGAAGCGCCATCGTCACCGATGTTGAAAGTGGTAAAGATGAAACTTTTTGTTTATGATTATTAGTTCTCTTGGAGTATTTGTTGTCGTCTTTTTCTTTTgtcttttggggtttttttttgtctttatcTTCACTATTATTGGTGAAAATGATTGCTGCTGATGTATTCTCCTGAGGGAGCTGAGAATGTAATCTGgaatataaatataacatgAGCACCAGAAGTACAtgaaaggggcggtggggtggcctagtggatacaatgcttactccttcatcaggtgactgagaatggggtacagagctatatttatgtgtacaggtaaagcaataacaaagtaacaagtggaatgacttaacgaaagctggaagccagtataaacaagcgctgattggaaaccgacagttatgataacaatgatagaagccaatggtaatacattacagatgatgggatatgtttacataacacaggtagggggtaaggacgatgtacatgataggggaaaagggtggaagccaatggtggatgatgtttacataacacatgattggggataaggatgatgtacatgactgcatgagggttgatgggcatgtttacatgggggtagatgatgtacaaacacaagtagataaggatgtacacgggtagattggctatacatggattacatagatacatagatagaatgtacacagatagatgagattaatttatcaataagtcccaggcacttggtaggtacaatccttggtcacggttgattgctggtttctgtctccggatctcgatggcttcttgcagtttcctttggcgccagttgttgttggtagtggatacaatatgtgaagcccatttgtggtgttcccacagtgatattgctggagtattgttaaAAGGTTTTGAAAAACTCACCCAGTTCTTAAAAGATATATTAAtggtaagaatgaagattttatggatgtcaacttctttatatgagaacacaacgtttcggagttaatgcttactccttcatcaggtgattgagaatggggtacagagctatatcacctgatgaaggagtaagcattaactccgaaacgttgtgttctcatataaagaagttgacatccataaaatcttcattcttatgcatttcacttctaaatgcccttcaaagactatATTAATGGTGATATTCCTGAACAGTTACTCTTGTATCACAGCCTACTAACCGTATAATATCTCAATGCTTAGTGAAAAGAAAATATCTCACTTTCAGTTTATTACTCTGGTGTAGACATATTCAATTTTTATTTTGATAAGAGTCTTGAGACATTTGGTGATGTTGTTAGTCCTCTTCATGTGTTTTGACTGGTTGTCAGGAAAGCAAGTTTGCAAGTTGGAGCATGCTGGGTATGTGACCTGTGGGAAATTCAACCCTGTGAGGAGATGTCAAGTGGTGACTGGCTCCACCAACAGTCTACAGCACTGGGACATCAGAACTCCTCACACTGCATGTAAGAACTTCCAGTACCATGATGACTTGGGGCAGGTATATACCTTACTGATCATGCAGTTCAATTTCACTTTTCAGGAATATTGTGTCTATTCTAGGACGTGTGATTCGCGCTAATAATGATCAAATCACGCCTCATAAAATTAAGACAGCGTGAACTGTCGCGCTTAGTAATTTGCTCCCTAACTACCTTTCAAAAAACATACGAAAAAAGCTTTATATTGACAAGGAAGGACTTTTTAAATCGGAGTCGGTCACAGAGTCAAGTTCgagtgacaacatgtaaacataccAGAGTAACTTCCCTTGGTTAAAACCACTGTGGGCACTGGGGAAACAAAATTCCGttcatatcagtatgaaaatCGATAACATTTTTCGATGAAGTTAtgatttgattaattaattaattgacaGTGTTAGACTAAGAACTCTAAACATAGTGCTTGTGTACAGCActtgcaaaacacagttttgtcgATCTTTTTTAGAACAGTTCGTTTTAGCTTCTTTTTTGAAATCAGACAATATTATCACTTGAAGTTGCAGATGACAAATGAATACGAAATTCTTACTTACattcttatttattttttgtggtaATTTGGTGTGAATAATGCCacgcaaaagaatgaaaataactgaCATTTTTGCACAAAATACCACTGAGAAAGCAGCAGTGTCCGCCATGTCTCCCCAGACCGATACGTCTGTTAAGGATACGTGTGAATCGAAAGGCGAGCAAAACCCTGAGACTGACCCCGGTCCCTCTGACTCTAAAAATACCCAAACCAAGTGTTtttcagaaataaatggttGCAAGAATGGCCATGGTTCTCTCAAAATGAGCTTGGTGCTATGATATGTGACTATTGTAGCCAAAATAAAAGGAGCAATATTTTCACTGGTGGTGGTTGCAATAACTTTCGTACATCCACACTATTTTGAAAGACGTTAATACAGCTATTCCCCCCTACATTTTCCAAATCCCCCTCCTTTTTTTGTAAAGGGGCGACAAATCCCCCCTAGATTTTCAGTTCTAGAATAGACAATGATTACAGGTTACTTTGGTAACTATACtcaaagaaaaacattttgaaggagTAAGAAAACAGTAAATGTCTATTCTGACCATGCTTATGCCTATTCGTATGTTTGAAACTTTGTAGTGAAAACATCATTCTTGTTAAGACTATTTGTTTTTGCTTTAAATGCTTCGTGCAAAACATTCAGGTTCATAAGAAGGAAGATTATTGATGTGATAGCAGTGCCCATCCGGCCACACAAGACGGGCGAGATTTCGGATAGACGGTCGAAATTACAGCTATTCCAGCCTGATGGTCTGGAAAGCATTGTAGACATGTTCCGTACATCTGAGTAAATCAACCATATCTTAAAATCTATTTTTCAAACTGAGCCTTACATTTAGACTTGATAATTACTGTTTGAACACTGAACTATTGTATCACAAGCTCAAAGCACTGCACTGACATATATTATCACTGAAGCAGCAACACAtattgagtgagggagtgagttaagttttacaccacactcagcaatagtccagttctgtctgtaaataatcgagtttggaccagacattccagtaatcaacagcgtgagcattgatctgcacaactgggaactgatgactaGTCATCTAAGTCTGAGAGCCTGACCAAGTAAACTTAGtgtcagtacttttcgttacactccactactgagtctgaCAAAATCTAGGAGGAGGTCACATCATGTAACCTTTcaaacataccttttgaactttaacttcggaaaggtttgtacccaaacaattccaaatgctattttccatatgATTGCTACCAGGTAGTACACATAAAGCACGCTACAATACCGTCAACAGTgtgtaaacagttgctgaaagtAGCGTTTTTtggtcaatattcaaggatgtcagcttgcggaaatattagctaatggtaaccatgccatcagaaagccctaagcatatatactacaggtcaaatacctgtgttttatgcagattttcgtTCATTGATTGATCAGTGTCAATGCCTAGCAAATTTTTTAAGTCCCTCCAAACCCTAAACAGGAGCCATCTAATTGGTTAATCCATTCGGCCTTCTTGCGTTTGATTTGACAGTCATAGgacactcaaaggttacctgacgcaaattcctgctagggtttgttagactcagtagtggagtgtaatgaaaggCACTGgttactggttaaagcgttggcttgtcctactgaagacctaggttcagT
Proteins encoded:
- the LOC137294862 gene encoding WD repeat-containing protein 25-like, encoding MELLQSYDISSGESEEDNENAKDNKLMKDNIQDIQKETNYFGIELEENTSYSNDSSCDDSNSTDEMLEIGGSRVEIPNSSFWREFKAEDVKQITSDTSKKLSHLPVIKSQSSVKRKYDCSNNSHTVQQQSSKETKLDYSTKSNETVSLQRKVFYIHSKIQSRMHTLSHNFPPEKLDRHIDGHGGVVNKVKWNVPSFSHLFLSTSMDSCLKIWNAFSAESACIRNLMHHGKAVKDAEWSHDGRSILSCSYDRSAIVTDVESGKQVCKLEHAGYVTCGKFNPVRRCQVVTGSTNSLQHWDIRTPHTACKNFQYHDDLGQIQDVLFTKDGNQFFSCSDMVTRDSADRNIMAWDYTSGVPLSNQIYQERYACVRLKLHPTSSYFMAQTHGGYVAIFSTSRPYKMVRSKRFEGHTLLGYSIGFDVSRDGSLVVSGSSDGKIHIYDYQTGKLKKQLSTGLDVCMDVMCHPVLASTIVCCSWGGGIRIFH